One Brassica napus cultivar Da-Ae chromosome C4, Da-Ae, whole genome shotgun sequence genomic region harbors:
- the LOC106395448 gene encoding phospholipase A(1) DAD1, chloroplastic-like — protein sequence MRLSLSPARPYSVVPSLPNHDVVSHVNVTMSWNRKCRCVLTLSSPTISTSRSPVIPKPEMWEGLLLNQDHSSGELSSYGSNNPVKLNRRWKEYQGLQNWEGLLDPLDDNLRGEILRYGQFVESAYQSFDFDPSSPTYATCRFPRNTLLDQSGLPNSGYRVTKNLRATSGINLPRWIEKAPSWMATQSSWIGYVAVCQDKDEISRLGRRDVVISFRGTATCLEWLENLRATLTHLPDGPSGPNLNGSNSGPMVESGFLSLYTSGAHSLRDMVRQEISRLLQSYGDEPLSLTITGHSLGAAIATLAAYDIKTTFKRAPMVTVMSFGGPRVGNRCFRRLLEKQGTKVLRIVNSDDVITKVPGVVLDNREKDNVKMTVSMPSWIQKRVEETPWVYAEVGKELRLSSRDSPYLNGINVATCHELKTYLHLVDGFVSSTCPFRETARRVLHR from the coding sequence ATGagactctctctttctcccgCACGTCCGTACAGTGTAGTACCCTCACTACCAAACCACGACGTTGTTTCTCACGTAAATGTTACCATGTCGTGGAACCGTAAGTGCAGATGCGTGCTTACTCTTTCTTCTCCTACAATATCTACTTCCCGGTCACCGGTTATACCCAAACCAGAAATGTGGGAGGGTTTGCTTCTAAACCAAGATCATAGTTCCGGTGAATTGTCGTCCTATGGTTCGAACAACCCGGTTAAGCTAAACCGGAGATGGAAGGAGTACCAGGGGCTTCAGAATTGGGAAGGTCTTTTAGACCCATTGGATGATAATCTCCGAGGGGAGATTCTCCGGTACGGTCAGTTCGTGGAATCGGCTTACCAGTCCTTCGATTTCGATCCTTCGTCACCAACCTACGCAACGTGCCGGTTCCCGAGGAACACGTTGTTAGACCAATCCGGTTTACCTAACTCCGGTTATCGGGTGACGAAGAACCTCCGTGCCACGTCAGGTATTAACTTACCACGTTGGATTGAGAAAGCGCCTAGCTGGATGGCTACACAGTCCAGCTGGATTGGTTACGTGGCAGTATGTCAGGACAAAGATGAGATCTCACGGCTCGGTCGTCGAGACGTAGTCATCTCCTTCCGTGGCACCGCCACGTGTCTCGAGTGGTTAGAGAATCTCCGCGCCACGCTGACTCATCTCCCTGATGGGCCGAGTGGACCAAACCTAAACGGGTCTAACTCTGGGCCCATGGTCGAGAGTGGATTCTTAAGCTTGTACACATCAGGGGCCCACAGTTTGAGAGACATGGTAAGACAAGAGATCTCGAGACTGCTCCAGTCTTACGGCGACGAGCCGTTGAGTTTAACGATAACGGGGCACAGTCTCGGCGCTGCGATCGCGACGTTAGCGGCGTACGATATCAAGACGACGTTTAAACGTGCGCCGATGGTCACCGTTATGTCTTTCGGAGGTCCACGTGTCGGAAACAGATGCTTCAGGAGACTCCTTGAGAAGCAAGGCACCAAGGTGTTGAGGATCGTTAACTCCGACGACGTCATCACCAAAGTTCCAGGTGTCGTTTTAGATAACCGAGAGAAAGATAACGTGAAGATGACGGTGTCAATGCCGAGCTGGATACAGAAACGAGTGGAGGAGACGCCGTGGGTTTACGCTGAGGTCGGCAAAGAGCTTCGGCTGAGCAGCCGTGACTCTCCGTACCTGAACGGCATCAATGTTGCCACGTGTCACGAGCTGAAGACGTATCTACATTTAGTAGATGGGTTTGTTAGCTCCACGTGTCCATTCAGAGAAACGGCTCGAAGAGTCCTCCATAGATGA
- the LOC106394413 gene encoding dynein regulatory complex protein 10-like, producing MYNRKPMAKNKQAMDDDDAVDPNMSFKNIMKDVQHFAIKHMTWKDKKALENQKVTELGGKPQKKQRLPLSVARVQMKKQKEREEKMVEQNLIFGRFGGPLGGGASRKKPAEKKRKPEDRVLKSTFGNFRGGVLDVKDLLRSGSSSSNGDFNFGKSKSKSRGMGGELGGGGEKKGKKKKGKKGKKGGGKRRSK from the exons atGTATAATCGCAAGCCAATGGCGAAGAACAAACAAGccatggatgatgatgatgccgTTGATCCCAACATGAGCTTTAAGAATATTATGAAAGATGTTCAGCACTTTG CTATCAAGCATATGACATGGAAGGATAAGAAGGCCTTGGAGAATCAGAAAGTCACCGAACTTGGTGGAaag cctcaaaagaaacagaggCTACCACTCAGTGTAGCGAGAGTGCAGATGAAGAAGCAGAAAGAAAGGGAGGAGAAGATGGTGGAACAG AATTTGATTTTTGGCAGATTTGGAGGACCGCTTGGTGGTGGTGCGAGTAGGAAGAAGCCTGCAGAGAAGAAGCGTAAGCCGGAGGATAGAGTCCTGAAATCGACTTTCGGGAATTTCAGGGGTGGTGTTCTTGATGTTAAGGATTTACTACGTTCTGGTTCTTCTTCATCAAACGGAGATTTCAATTTCGGTAAGAGCAAGAGCAAGTCCAGAGGCATGGGAGGAGAGCTAGGAGGTGGAGGAGAGAAgaaagggaagaagaagaaaggaaagaaagGTAAGAAAGGAGGTGGTAAGAGGAGAAGCAAGTGA